The following are encoded together in the uncultured Sphaerochaeta sp. genome:
- a CDS encoding glycosyltransferase family 2 protein, whose translation MNMIFSLMVGILGLYAFILTLSNIRYLSGLQKTIRIESSNDLVSVLIPARNEEHTIGPCVRSMLAQNHTNLEILILDDGSDDETANVVQTLCQEDKRVRLIPGKPLMRGWRGKIFAMQQLYEESSGDYLLFTDADTLHNPDSVTYGLSLLKGHNASMLSGYPKQVTRNLGVELLVSAMLFNPTLYVPFRLQEQLQIPMFAMAIGQYMFLRRSALDHMEGFSHIKSEICDDVLLARSCVKLREKQLFAPMSEALACEMFPSFKEAFHGLERSINGVVKRGWPSTILILAIVLVLIILACSPLLPLYLAVTGESLTTILPSLAGTLLFLIAWVINARFFKFSFSSAFLAHITVFFVVMMYLHGLFLVLTGRGFDWKGRKIS comes from the coding sequence ATGAATATGATCTTCTCTCTTATGGTTGGCATCTTGGGGTTGTACGCTTTCATCCTTACCCTCTCCAATATCCGCTATCTTTCCGGTCTTCAGAAGACAATTCGGATAGAAAGCTCAAATGACTTGGTCAGCGTCTTGATCCCTGCGAGGAATGAGGAGCATACCATTGGCCCCTGTGTACGTTCAATGCTTGCGCAGAACCATACGAATCTTGAAATTCTCATTCTTGATGACGGCTCTGATGATGAAACTGCAAACGTGGTACAAACACTTTGTCAGGAGGATAAACGTGTCCGACTTATACCTGGAAAACCTCTAATGAGAGGTTGGCGAGGTAAGATCTTTGCGATGCAGCAACTCTACGAGGAGAGCAGTGGAGACTACCTGCTCTTCACAGATGCTGATACGTTACACAATCCTGACTCCGTCACCTATGGACTTTCGCTGCTCAAGGGACATAACGCCTCTATGCTCAGTGGCTACCCAAAGCAGGTTACCAGAAATCTAGGTGTTGAGTTATTGGTGAGTGCGATGTTGTTCAACCCTACTCTCTATGTACCCTTCAGGCTCCAGGAACAGCTCCAGATTCCTATGTTTGCCATGGCGATCGGGCAGTATATGTTTCTTAGGCGTAGCGCACTCGACCATATGGAAGGGTTTTCACACATCAAGAGCGAAATATGTGATGACGTCCTCCTTGCTCGCAGCTGTGTCAAATTACGAGAGAAGCAGCTATTCGCACCGATGAGTGAAGCACTTGCTTGTGAAATGTTCCCCTCTTTCAAGGAAGCCTTCCATGGTTTGGAGCGTTCCATCAATGGAGTGGTCAAACGAGGGTGGCCCAGTACCATCCTCATCCTTGCAATTGTCCTTGTGCTGATCATCCTTGCCTGCTCCCCATTACTGCCGCTCTATCTTGCAGTAACAGGTGAATCATTGACGACCATCCTACCAAGCCTTGCAGGAACGCTCCTATTTCTTATAGCCTGGGTGATCAATGCTCGGTTCTTCAAATTCTCTTTTTCTTCAGCTTTCTTGGCCCATATCACCGTATTCTTCGTGGTGATGATGTACCTGCATGGGCTCTTTCTGGTGCTCACGGGGAGAGGCTTTGATTGGAAAGGCCGAAAAATATCGTAA
- a CDS encoding U32 family peptidase C-terminal domain-containing protein: MSVELLSPAGSLEKLRLAFEYGADAAYMGLSDFSLRANARNFTDRDLQEVSRLKQSSGKRLYGTLNMIFDEQKLSLLQDQLGIIKSWPFDAFIISDLGLVPILQNALGDNVELHLSTQASCTNSSSASMYRKMGFSRVILGRETPLDDIKRIKDANPDLQLEVFVHGAMCMAYSGRCLLSSHLAGRSANQGDCSHTCRWNYRLATTDAIEQVLKSGALTLEEEQRKGVYYPISEQDGYTTILSSKDLCMIDHLGELVDAGVDSLKIEGRMKSSYYVAVVTRAYRKALDSLGTRDESWKAYREDLFNISHREYSTGFFFGHGPVDPVMGESIDKSTEKGYERNYLFCGFVGEKVAEDIYTLDLKNQIKDTMKIEYIAKDVPKIEDEGFTLLDADHIPVQQADHGKIQYIKTTKPIEKGYIIRRESMLK, translated from the coding sequence GTGAGCGTTGAGTTACTGAGTCCTGCAGGAAGCCTTGAAAAGCTGCGTCTCGCATTTGAATATGGTGCGGATGCAGCGTATATGGGACTGAGCGACTTCTCCTTGCGTGCCAATGCCAGGAACTTTACCGATAGAGACTTACAGGAGGTTTCCCGTTTGAAACAATCAAGCGGGAAACGCTTGTATGGCACGTTGAACATGATTTTTGATGAGCAAAAGCTCTCCTTATTGCAGGATCAGTTGGGAATTATCAAGTCCTGGCCTTTCGACGCCTTCATCATCAGCGACTTGGGACTTGTTCCCATCCTACAGAATGCACTGGGAGATAACGTTGAACTTCACCTCTCAACCCAGGCCAGCTGTACCAATTCCAGTAGCGCCTCCATGTACCGAAAAATGGGATTCTCCCGAGTAATATTGGGCAGAGAAACCCCTCTGGATGACATCAAGCGGATCAAGGATGCAAATCCTGACCTACAACTGGAAGTGTTTGTGCATGGAGCCATGTGCATGGCCTACTCCGGCCGATGCCTGCTCTCAAGCCATCTTGCAGGCAGAAGCGCCAACCAGGGGGATTGCAGTCATACCTGTAGATGGAATTATCGTCTGGCAACCACAGATGCAATCGAGCAAGTCCTGAAAAGTGGGGCTTTGACCTTGGAAGAAGAGCAAAGAAAAGGTGTCTACTACCCTATCTCTGAACAGGATGGGTATACCACGATACTCTCAAGCAAAGACCTTTGCATGATCGACCACTTGGGAGAACTCGTTGACGCCGGTGTGGATTCCTTGAAGATTGAAGGCCGTATGAAAAGCAGCTACTACGTGGCGGTTGTCACGAGGGCGTATAGAAAAGCACTCGATAGCCTGGGAACAAGGGATGAGAGCTGGAAGGCATACCGTGAGGATCTGTTCAATATCAGCCACCGTGAATACTCCACAGGATTTTTCTTTGGTCACGGACCGGTAGACCCTGTCATGGGAGAATCAATCGACAAGAGCACAGAAAAAGGATATGAGAGAAACTATCTCTTCTGTGGGTTTGTCGGAGAGAAGGTAGCTGAGGATATCTACACATTGGACCTGAAGAACCAGATCAAGGACACCATGAAGATAGAATATATCGCCAAGGATGTACCGAAGATTGAGGATGAAGGATTCACCCTACTTGATGCTGACCATATACCGGTGCAGCAAGCTGACCATGGCAAAATCCAGTACATTAAAACAACCAAGCCGATTGAGAAAGGTTATATCATCCGCAGGGAATCTATGCTTAAATAG
- the lon gene encoding endopeptidase La, whose translation MSEQELMPIEQLLPNNLFILPVTGNPVFPGLFTPLMITDNQDVEIVNQAIKHGGFLGLLLVKEDNDEEEYSEKNLYTIGTVAKIVKKIKLPDGGISIFISTLKRFETKQYYPSGPYLVAEVQYLEDIEDEQEELRAWTRLLLTEMKQLTKNNQLFSEEMRLNMVNIDHPGKLADFIASILNVERKQQQEILETLVVRRRIEKVLVFIKNEQNIAQVQAKIQARVNQKIEKNQREYFLREELKSIQQELGLSTNPKTDLINRLKTKFKNLPLSEEAKETVDREMGRLEGMDPSSPEYSLTRTYLEIISDLPWKEPKPENFSIESARKILERDHYGMKDVKDRILEFLAVRKKKQDTKGSIICLVGPPGVGKTSVGVSIARSLKKEYFRFSVGGMNDESEIKGHRRTYIGAMPGKIIQGLRITKSKNPVFLIDEIDKMGVSYQGDPASALLEVLDPEQNTAFRDTYLDIPFDVSEVLFIVTANTLETIPRPLLDRMEIIQLAGYTSDEKLAIGKKYLVPKSLEKHGLSKSEIRYPAKILRQIADEYAREAGVRNFEKSLHKINRKVALMLTENPEEKLPVTINEKLLYELLGQPIFVEDEILKADRPGMAIGLAWTSMGGDTLIIEAQNTPGKGEIKLTGQLGEVMQESVSLAYTWVKAHALERKIDPSWFEHNSIHLHVPEGATPKDGPSAGITMTVALYSLVTNQVIAPDLAMTGELSLKGKVMPIGGLKEKVLAARRNKIKDIIIPQFNKRDLDKLDEQVTQGVNFHLVGSIEEVLAIAFPDDEKREAMQPILMPSVSSDAETISKAVALAVREVLRER comes from the coding sequence ATGTCTGAACAGGAACTGATGCCGATTGAGCAACTGCTTCCCAATAATCTATTCATACTCCCGGTTACTGGAAATCCGGTTTTCCCAGGACTATTCACCCCGTTGATGATCACAGACAACCAAGATGTCGAAATCGTCAACCAGGCTATCAAGCACGGTGGCTTCCTTGGACTTCTGCTTGTCAAAGAAGACAATGACGAAGAGGAGTACTCAGAGAAAAATCTCTATACGATAGGGACTGTTGCAAAAATCGTTAAGAAAATCAAACTCCCCGATGGAGGAATCAGTATCTTCATCTCAACGCTGAAGCGTTTTGAGACAAAACAGTACTATCCTAGCGGCCCTTATCTGGTCGCAGAGGTTCAGTACCTTGAGGATATCGAAGATGAGCAGGAAGAGCTCCGCGCATGGACTCGTCTCTTGCTCACGGAAATGAAACAACTGACCAAGAACAACCAACTCTTCAGTGAAGAAATGCGCCTTAACATGGTCAATATTGACCATCCAGGAAAATTGGCGGATTTCATTGCCAGTATCCTGAATGTAGAGAGGAAACAACAACAGGAAATTCTCGAGACTCTGGTGGTACGGCGACGTATTGAAAAAGTCTTGGTATTTATTAAGAACGAGCAAAATATTGCCCAGGTTCAGGCCAAGATTCAAGCCAGGGTGAACCAGAAGATCGAGAAGAACCAAAGGGAATACTTCCTACGTGAGGAGCTGAAGTCCATCCAACAGGAATTGGGACTTTCTACAAACCCCAAGACCGATTTGATCAACCGCTTGAAGACAAAATTCAAGAACCTTCCCCTTTCCGAAGAAGCGAAGGAGACCGTTGACCGTGAAATGGGGAGACTTGAAGGAATGGACCCGTCCAGCCCCGAGTATTCCCTCACCAGGACCTACCTGGAGATTATCAGTGACCTTCCCTGGAAGGAACCAAAACCTGAGAACTTCAGCATTGAAAGTGCCAGGAAAATCCTTGAGCGGGACCATTACGGTATGAAGGACGTAAAGGATCGTATCCTTGAGTTCCTCGCAGTACGAAAGAAAAAACAGGACACCAAGGGTTCAATCATCTGTCTTGTTGGCCCTCCAGGTGTCGGTAAGACCAGCGTGGGAGTATCCATCGCCAGATCTCTGAAAAAGGAGTACTTCCGTTTCTCAGTTGGTGGCATGAATGACGAGAGTGAGATCAAGGGACACAGAAGAACATATATCGGGGCCATGCCCGGGAAGATCATCCAAGGCCTGAGAATCACCAAGAGCAAGAACCCCGTTTTCTTGATCGATGAGATCGACAAGATGGGTGTATCTTACCAGGGTGATCCTGCAAGTGCACTGCTTGAGGTGCTTGATCCGGAGCAGAATACTGCATTCAGGGACACCTACCTGGATATTCCATTCGATGTCAGTGAAGTACTGTTCATAGTTACAGCCAATACCCTGGAGACGATACCTCGTCCCCTGCTTGACCGTATGGAAATCATCCAGCTTGCTGGATACACCAGTGACGAGAAACTGGCAATAGGAAAGAAGTACTTAGTACCAAAATCCTTGGAGAAACACGGCTTGAGTAAGAGTGAGATTCGCTATCCAGCTAAGATTCTCAGACAGATAGCTGATGAATATGCACGAGAGGCTGGGGTCAGAAACTTTGAGAAGTCCCTGCATAAGATCAACCGAAAGGTTGCGCTCATGCTCACGGAGAATCCTGAAGAAAAGCTCCCAGTGACTATAAACGAGAAATTGTTGTATGAACTGCTTGGCCAGCCTATCTTTGTTGAGGATGAGATACTCAAAGCAGACAGACCTGGAATGGCTATCGGCCTCGCTTGGACCAGTATGGGTGGGGATACCCTGATCATCGAAGCACAGAATACCCCTGGCAAGGGAGAGATCAAACTCACCGGCCAGCTTGGGGAAGTCATGCAGGAATCGGTCAGCCTTGCCTATACCTGGGTGAAAGCCCATGCCTTGGAGCGAAAGATCGATCCCAGCTGGTTTGAGCATAACTCAATTCATCTTCATGTACCCGAAGGAGCCACCCCAAAGGATGGGCCATCGGCGGGTATTACCATGACCGTTGCGCTCTACTCCTTGGTGACAAACCAAGTCATAGCCCCTGATCTGGCCATGACCGGTGAATTGAGCCTGAAAGGAAAAGTCATGCCGATTGGTGGATTGAAGGAGAAAGTTCTTGCTGCAAGACGGAATAAGATCAAGGACATCATCATCCCACAGTTCAACAAGCGTGATCTGGACAAATTGGATGAACAGGTGACCCAAGGTGTCAACTTCCATCTTGTAGGAAGCATTGAAGAAGTGCTGGCAATCGCTTTCCCTGATGATGAGAAGCGAGAAGCCATGCAGCCAATCCTTATGCCTTCAGTCTCTAGCGATGCAGAGACGATCAGCAAGGCAGTGGCCCTTGCTGTGCGGGAGGTATTGCGTGAGCGTTGA
- a CDS encoding queuosine precursor transporter, giving the protein METQTTALDKKEFFLFALYITGMIVVNTVGSKIISLFGVRVSVGIFFMPVLFLVTDIVGEVKGHQHASIFVKYSIIMLIILFVVTGLFVQIKPHETWDLQTQYQQIFGMSMRMSLASLISFAISQTIDISIFLQFKKLNKGKMLWLRNNLSTMTSQFIDTVIFMFIAFYHLTPKFTAAYVFSLIIPYWLFKVLFAFIDTPLCYLGVKWMAKQK; this is encoded by the coding sequence ATGGAAACACAGACAACAGCATTGGACAAAAAAGAGTTCTTTCTCTTTGCCCTGTACATCACAGGAATGATCGTGGTTAACACAGTCGGAAGTAAGATTATCAGCCTCTTTGGCGTACGGGTATCGGTAGGAATCTTTTTCATGCCTGTGCTCTTTTTGGTTACCGATATTGTAGGTGAGGTAAAAGGTCACCAGCATGCCTCAATCTTCGTGAAGTACTCCATCATAATGCTGATCATCCTGTTTGTGGTTACAGGTTTGTTTGTTCAGATCAAACCACATGAGACATGGGACCTACAGACTCAGTATCAACAAATTTTTGGCATGAGTATGCGTATGAGCCTGGCAAGCCTTATCAGCTTTGCCATCAGCCAGACAATTGACATCTCAATCTTCCTGCAATTCAAGAAATTGAATAAGGGCAAGATGCTATGGCTCAGGAACAATCTCAGTACGATGACCAGCCAGTTCATCGATACCGTTATCTTTATGTTCATCGCATTCTATCACCTCACACCAAAGTTCACTGCTGCTTATGTGTTCTCACTGATCATCCCCTATTGGCTCTTTAAAGTGCTCTTTGCCTTTATCGACACCCCTCTCTGTTATCTTGGGGTAAAATGGATGGCAAAACAGAAGTAG
- a CDS encoding SDR family oxidoreductase, producing MKLTSKGALSTLTKSLARQLAPHNIRVNAIAPHAIATEMSGQWSEEKRAQVISSIPLGRMGSVEEVAMTALFLTTDEAPSFPRETININGGYLMD from the coding sequence ATGAAGTTGACTTCCAAAGGAGCTCTCTCCACATTGACAAAATCTTTAGCTCGACAATTAGCTCCTCATAATATCCGTGTGAATGCCATAGCACCTCATGCGATAGCCACAGAAATGAGTGGTCAATGGTCAGAAGAAAAGCGGGCACAAGTAATTTCCTCCATCCCACTCGGAAGAATGGGCAGCGTTGAAGAGGTTGCCATGACGGCACTTTTCCTCACAACTGATGAAGCTCCTTCTTTCCCTAGGGAGACTATTAACATCAACGGTGGTTATCTCATGGATTAA
- a CDS encoding PIG-L family deacetylase, translated as MGQNDILVVSAHAADYCTRAGGTLITYANMGYSIHIIALTCGTHGESAGYWKTNPTGTYEECASIRKQESTEAAKKIGATIEFLDWDDYPLTIDATRTRYLISRVLDLRPEIIFTHYTTDPTNPDHAVTGNAVVMACNSASQLGAIPDTPAKYYPNIYFFEPTVPMSEFNQFAPDFYVDISSVHQEKIEAIKQFACQPQLKDFYIHFAKHRAFQARVWTKLDIEYAEGFKRFSPYVGTQLPISERK; from the coding sequence ATGGGCCAAAATGATATTCTCGTTGTTAGTGCACACGCCGCAGATTATTGTACAAGAGCTGGCGGAACATTAATCACATATGCAAATATGGGTTATTCAATACATATCATCGCTTTAACGTGCGGTACTCATGGCGAGTCAGCAGGGTATTGGAAGACAAATCCAACTGGTACGTATGAAGAATGTGCATCAATTCGGAAACAAGAATCAACTGAGGCTGCCAAGAAAATTGGTGCTACAATCGAATTTCTTGATTGGGATGACTACCCGCTAACTATTGATGCAACGCGTACCAGATATCTCATTTCTCGTGTATTGGACCTTAGACCAGAAATAATTTTCACACATTACACTACGGATCCAACAAATCCAGATCATGCTGTTACGGGAAATGCAGTAGTCATGGCTTGCAATAGTGCTTCTCAACTTGGAGCAATACCAGATACACCTGCAAAGTACTATCCGAATATCTATTTCTTTGAACCAACAGTTCCCATGAGCGAATTCAATCAATTTGCTCCAGATTTCTATGTAGATATAAGCAGTGTACACCAGGAAAAGATCGAAGCAATCAAGCAGTTTGCATGCCAACCACAACTTAAGGATTTTTACATTCATTTTGCAAAGCACAGAGCATTTCAAGCTAGAGTATGGACTAAACTCGACATAGAATACGCCGAAGGATTTAAAAGATTCTCTCCATATGTAGGCACCCAATTACCAATTTCAGAAAGAAAATAG
- a CDS encoding ribulose-phosphate 3-epimerase: protein MEKLLCPSIMNLDTENLKEEVLRLDKAGVDIFHLDLMDGDFVPNFGMSLAEMAVVRRHTNKLLDVHMMVKDPIRYVQLMADTGIDIIYIHPEADPQPALTLQRIKDLGKKAGVVINPGTSLESIRALYPLIDYLMLMTVNPGFCGQLFLPWLEDKIEQAVKEREPWGFPIVIDGGVDKHIMSRLSAKGVEGYVLGRLILFDQEETDYTKLISWMREI, encoded by the coding sequence ATGGAAAAACTACTCTGCCCTTCTATCATGAATTTGGACACAGAAAATCTCAAGGAAGAAGTACTCCGTCTAGATAAAGCGGGAGTGGACATTTTCCATCTTGACTTAATGGATGGCGATTTTGTACCAAATTTTGGTATGAGTCTTGCAGAAATGGCTGTGGTTAGACGCCATACCAACAAGCTCCTTGATGTACATATGATGGTAAAAGATCCCATTCGATACGTTCAACTCATGGCTGACACGGGAATAGATATCATCTACATTCACCCAGAGGCGGACCCACAGCCCGCTCTTACCCTGCAAAGGATTAAAGATCTTGGGAAGAAAGCAGGAGTTGTGATCAATCCAGGCACTTCACTTGAATCAATCAGGGCTTTATACCCTCTCATTGATTATCTCATGCTCATGACAGTAAATCCCGGTTTCTGCGGTCAGCTCTTCTTGCCTTGGCTAGAAGATAAAATTGAGCAAGCAGTAAAAGAACGTGAACCATGGGGATTCCCAATTGTTATCGACGGTGGCGTAGACAAGCATATAATGAGCAGATTAAGCGCAAAAGGAGTTGAAGGATATGTACTTGGCCGTCTCATTTTGTTTGACCAGGAGGAGACAGACTATACAAAACTCATCTCTTGGATGAGAGAGATATAG
- a CDS encoding dihydrodipicolinate synthase family protein: MSFKANGIIAAMITPLTDTLQVNEKGLRRLVNYLIDGGVHGLFVVGTSGEFYGFSPEQRKEAFQICIDEARGRVPVYAGVNGITTKEAVEYAQMAEEVKADAISVLTPMFVSVTQGELYDHYASIASSTNLPMLLYNNVGKTNVNISVDTSTRLSEIKNIVGIKDSSGDFTLTSEYIRNTRENKDQFSVLSGRDTLIHACLAYGGHGAITACANIAPRLMADIYDKYVAGDIQGSLEAQYKIAPIRMAFSLGSYPTILKESLELLGIEAGPCFAPVGPMNQDNKVILKNILADAGLLA, translated from the coding sequence ATGAGTTTTAAGGCAAATGGAATCATTGCCGCTATGATTACACCGTTGACTGATACACTACAAGTCAACGAGAAAGGATTAAGACGTTTAGTAAACTATCTTATCGACGGTGGCGTGCATGGCTTGTTCGTAGTCGGTACATCTGGCGAGTTTTATGGTTTCTCTCCTGAACAAAGAAAAGAAGCATTCCAAATTTGTATAGATGAGGCTAGAGGTAGAGTCCCTGTATATGCAGGAGTAAATGGAATTACCACAAAAGAAGCCGTTGAATATGCGCAAATGGCTGAAGAAGTTAAAGCTGATGCAATCAGTGTATTAACACCTATGTTTGTAAGTGTAACGCAAGGAGAACTCTATGATCACTATGCAAGTATAGCTTCATCCACAAATCTTCCCATGTTGCTCTATAACAATGTGGGAAAGACAAACGTGAATATTTCTGTTGATACCTCTACAAGACTTTCTGAAATAAAAAACATTGTCGGAATTAAGGATAGCAGCGGTGATTTTACTCTTACCAGTGAATATATCCGTAACACCCGTGAGAACAAAGATCAATTCTCTGTTCTCAGTGGAAGAGATACGCTTATACATGCTTGTCTTGCCTATGGGGGACATGGAGCAATAACCGCATGTGCCAATATTGCACCAAGACTTATGGCTGATATCTATGACAAATATGTTGCAGGAGATATTCAAGGTTCACTGGAAGCACAATATAAAATTGCTCCTATTAGAATGGCTTTTAGCCTTGGATCGTATCCCACAATATTAAAAGAAAGTCTTGAACTATTAGGGATTGAAGCAGGACCTTGTTTTGCTCCAGTAGGGCCTATGAATCAAGATAACAAAGTCATTCTAAAAAACATCTTGGCAGATGCCGGACTACTGGCATAG
- a CDS encoding aldo/keto reductase: protein MKYKSLGNTGIDISMISMGGHEYLPNHKSRGFNEDFEKAITPGYIFPGFGGESRKKILSSAYELGINFYDVTHDSEKEALGRNLQELPPPFPVYIQTRPEGFCYTYDENNKKMADYVTIKAEAERILKLLRRDTIDFFNLAFMKSALENDNEYLQKISYNVSQLKKEGLIRHACADTFSGESTYLKQIATGSFDVVYINFNFADHQATKQVLKEAAKANMGVVAREAFMKGALFEMAKEANIDDKTLLAHAAMKWVFSFDEVTTIVYGTGKVSHLEDSVSILDNLSMSEDELDLILRIKDTSLFKEYEAAKNKEFLQ from the coding sequence ATGAAATATAAATCACTTGGAAATACGGGAATAGACATTTCCATGATCTCGATGGGCGGACATGAGTATCTTCCCAACCATAAATCCAGAGGATTCAATGAAGATTTTGAAAAAGCAATTACGCCTGGGTACATCTTTCCAGGGTTTGGGGGTGAGAGTCGCAAGAAAATCCTATCATCTGCATATGAGTTAGGTATAAATTTCTATGACGTGACACACGATTCAGAGAAGGAAGCTTTAGGCCGCAATTTACAAGAGCTACCACCACCCTTTCCTGTGTACATACAAACACGTCCAGAAGGATTCTGTTATACGTATGATGAGAACAACAAGAAAATGGCAGATTACGTAACCATTAAAGCTGAAGCTGAGAGAATCCTCAAGCTCTTGCGAAGAGATACAATTGATTTCTTTAATCTTGCATTTATGAAGAGTGCTCTGGAAAACGATAATGAATATTTGCAGAAAATTTCGTACAACGTATCACAACTGAAAAAAGAAGGACTTATTCGTCATGCGTGTGCTGATACATTCAGTGGCGAAAGCACATATTTAAAGCAGATAGCAACAGGATCCTTTGACGTAGTCTATATCAATTTCAATTTTGCAGATCATCAAGCAACAAAACAGGTTCTTAAAGAAGCAGCAAAGGCAAACATGGGTGTAGTCGCACGAGAGGCTTTTATGAAGGGAGCTCTTTTTGAAATGGCAAAAGAAGCCAATATTGATGACAAAACGCTTCTTGCTCACGCAGCAATGAAATGGGTATTCTCATTTGATGAAGTGACAACAATAGTATACGGTACTGGAAAAGTTTCTCACCTCGAAGACTCTGTCTCAATATTGGATAACCTCTCAATGAGTGAAGACGAGTTGGATCTCATACTTAGGATAAAGGACACCTCTTTATTCAAAGAATATGAAGCCGCAAAGAATAAAGAATTTTTACAATAA
- a CDS encoding TRAP transporter large permease translates to MILVLIIFLFFLIVGVPVGFSLGIAGLFYFFQHPELPFATIVQLPISQTQSVTLLAVPLFIFAGSLMNSSGITSRLIKLSMQVAGHMRGGMAQVSVVLSTFMGGCSGSSNADAAMEARILGPEMLSQKYPRGYTAVVIGFTSLITSTIPPGVGMILYGTVGEVSIGRLFTAGITSGLIMMAAMMLTVAITARIRKFPRAREKRASLKEIASSLKETIWALIFPIVLIGSLRLGLFTPSEVGAFACVYAIIIGFFVYKEMTLTSLIETLKEAIRDIGAIMFMISMSAIFAYGIPMDQIPQKLTTFITSFTSSQFVVMGIVFILYVIFGMFMDGSIVILLLTPILMPIVRTIGIDPVLFGVITSIIVTMGILTPPVGIAMYIVNGILDVKMSEYMKESIPFFIVVILVGILLLAIPDVILFLPNLVYGT, encoded by the coding sequence ATGATTTTGGTACTGATTATATTCTTATTTTTCTTAATCGTAGGGGTACCTGTTGGGTTTTCTCTCGGTATTGCTGGTCTATTTTATTTCTTCCAGCATCCAGAACTCCCATTCGCCACCATCGTACAATTACCAATTTCACAAACACAAAGTGTTACTCTATTAGCAGTTCCTCTTTTCATTTTTGCTGGAAGCCTCATGAATAGTAGTGGTATTACCAGCCGACTCATCAAACTTTCCATGCAGGTTGCCGGACATATGCGTGGAGGAATGGCACAGGTAAGTGTTGTTCTCAGTACATTCATGGGTGGTTGTTCTGGGTCTTCCAATGCAGACGCTGCTATGGAAGCACGCATTCTAGGGCCTGAGATGCTCTCACAGAAATATCCACGTGGATATACTGCAGTTGTCATTGGTTTTACCAGTTTGATTACTTCCACCATTCCTCCAGGGGTTGGTATGATTCTCTATGGAACAGTAGGAGAAGTATCTATTGGACGCCTGTTTACAGCTGGTATCACGAGTGGGTTAATTATGATGGCAGCTATGATGCTCACAGTTGCAATTACTGCCAGAATTCGGAAATTTCCTCGTGCTCGTGAAAAGCGTGCGTCACTCAAAGAAATTGCCTCTTCATTAAAAGAGACTATTTGGGCGCTGATCTTCCCAATCGTGCTGATCGGTAGCCTTAGACTTGGCCTGTTTACACCTTCTGAAGTCGGTGCATTTGCTTGTGTTTATGCAATAATTATTGGCTTTTTCGTGTATAAGGAAATGACACTTACATCGTTAATAGAAACCTTGAAGGAAGCAATTCGCGATATCGGGGCAATCATGTTTATGATATCCATGAGTGCAATTTTTGCATACGGGATACCGATGGATCAGATCCCACAAAAACTGACAACCTTCATAACCAGTTTTACTTCCAGCCAGTTTGTGGTCATGGGTATTGTTTTTATATTGTACGTCATTTTTGGTATGTTTATGGATGGCTCAATAGTTATTCTTTTGCTTACTCCCATCTTGATGCCAATTGTACGTACAATCGGCATTGATCCCGTCCTCTTTGGGGTTATCACCAGTATAATTGTCACAATGGGCATCCTGACCCCTCCTGTAGGAATAGCAATGTATATTGTAAACGGAATCCTAGATGTAAAAATGTCTGAATATATGAAAGAAAGTATCCCGTTCTTTATTGTAGTTATTCTTGTTGGGATCCTTCTTTTAGCAATTCCGGATGTTATTCTTTTCTTACCCAACTTAGTATATGGCACATAA